A stretch of Acidimicrobiales bacterium DNA encodes these proteins:
- a CDS encoding acyl-CoA synthetase, with the protein MPPAARPFDANIAEVFERVAARIPDREAVITPTRRLTFAEISERSNRLANVLVAGGIGCHTERDQLEPWESGQDHVALCLVNGSEYMEGMLAAWKARGVSFNVNYRYVAAELVALLTDAAAKAIVFHARFAPVIDEIRGDLPMLTTLIQVADDSGEALLDGALDYESALAAASPAQPDLPLSPDDLYMVYTGGTTGLPKGVLWRQADIWVGAMGGADPRNGEEFAGYDAVVEAATEERIYPYMIAAPLMHGGGQWLASLAWMGGDPVVFGSVVDRLDPADLLRTVERERCSFMIVIGNAFGRPILDELDRAAAAGEPYDFSSLRVLSTGAAAMTTGVKEEFLRHNPKLRVIDSVGASESGTQGRNVSTEDTALEAGIFEPGPGTGIIDDAMTAPIPPTPGATGWLSRTGRIPLGYLGDPEKTRRTFPTIDGLRYAVPGDRAEWLPDGRLKLLGRDSVCINTGGEKVFVEEVEAVLHAHPAVRDAVVVGRPSERWGNEVCAVVSTSAPVTTAELIDHCDGHLARYKLPRTVIAVPEVVRGPNGKADYRWAADVAANEKEQGDRP; encoded by the coding sequence GTGCCGCCCGCCGCCCGCCCGTTCGATGCGAACATCGCCGAGGTCTTCGAACGCGTGGCCGCGCGCATCCCCGACCGGGAGGCGGTCATCACCCCGACGAGACGGTTGACGTTCGCCGAGATCAGCGAGCGGTCGAACCGCTTGGCGAACGTCCTCGTCGCCGGAGGCATCGGCTGCCATACGGAGCGGGACCAGCTGGAACCCTGGGAGTCGGGACAGGATCACGTCGCGCTCTGTCTCGTCAACGGTTCGGAGTACATGGAGGGGATGCTCGCGGCCTGGAAGGCGCGGGGCGTCTCGTTCAACGTCAACTACCGCTACGTGGCCGCCGAACTCGTGGCGCTGCTGACCGACGCCGCGGCGAAGGCGATCGTCTTCCACGCCCGCTTCGCGCCGGTGATCGACGAGATCCGCGGTGACCTCCCGATGCTCACCACGCTGATCCAGGTCGCGGACGACAGCGGCGAAGCGCTCCTCGACGGCGCGCTCGACTACGAATCCGCCCTCGCCGCGGCATCCCCCGCCCAACCGGACCTCCCCTTGTCGCCCGACGATCTCTACATGGTCTACACAGGCGGCACGACCGGCCTGCCGAAGGGTGTGCTGTGGCGCCAGGCGGACATCTGGGTGGGCGCGATGGGTGGCGCCGATCCGCGCAACGGCGAGGAGTTCGCCGGCTACGACGCCGTCGTCGAGGCCGCGACCGAGGAACGCATCTACCCGTACATGATCGCCGCGCCCCTGATGCACGGCGGCGGGCAATGGCTCGCCTCGCTCGCCTGGATGGGCGGCGACCCGGTGGTGTTCGGCTCCGTGGTCGACCGACTCGATCCGGCGGACCTGCTGCGCACCGTCGAACGCGAGCGCTGCTCGTTCATGATCGTCATCGGCAACGCCTTCGGCCGACCGATCCTCGACGAGCTCGACCGCGCCGCCGCGGCCGGCGAGCCCTACGACTTCTCGTCGCTGCGGGTCCTCTCGACGGGCGCGGCAGCGATGACCACCGGCGTGAAGGAGGAGTTCCTCCGGCACAACCCGAAGCTGCGGGTGATCGATTCGGTCGGCGCATCCGAGAGCGGCACGCAGGGACGCAACGTCTCCACCGAGGACACGGCGCTCGAGGCCGGCATCTTCGAGCCGGGGCCGGGCACGGGGATCATCGACGACGCCATGACCGCGCCGATCCCGCCGACACCGGGGGCGACCGGCTGGCTCTCACGCACCGGGCGGATCCCGCTCGGCTACCTCGGCGATCCAGAGAAGACGCGACGCACGTTCCCCACGATCGACGGGTTGCGCTACGCCGTGCCCGGCGATCGCGCCGAGTGGCTCCCCGACGGCCGACTCAAGCTGCTGGGCCGCGACTCGGTCTGCATCAACACGGGCGGCGAGAAGGTCTTCGTCGAGGAGGTCGAAGCCGTCCTCCACGCGCACCCCGCGGTGCGCGACGCGGTGGTCGTCGGCCGGCCGAGCGAACGATGGGGCAACGAGGTGTGCGCGGTCGTGTCGACCAGCGCGCCCGTCACCACGGCCGAGCTGATCGATCACTGTGACGGGCATTTGGCCCGCTACAAGCTTCCCCGTACCGTGATCGCCGTCCCGGAGGTCGTGCGCGGCCCCAACGGCAAGGCCGACTATCGATGGGCCGCGGACGTCGCGGCGAACGAGAAAGAACAGGGAGACCGACCATGA
- a CDS encoding SDR family NAD(P)-dependent oxidoreductase: MSELRFDERAAIITGAGNGLGKAHALELARRGAMVVVNDLGGAVDGSGNDTSAAQLVVDEIRAAGDIAVANTGSVTDPAAAKGLTEQALDEFGRLDIVVNNAGILRDKAFHNSDLENWQAVIDVHLTGAYNVTLPAFQHMREQGSGRIVMTSSPAGLYGNFGQTNYSSAKMGLVGFARAIMQEGGRKGIHANVIAPTADTRMTEGLLGTLADDTPPELITAVVGYLCHDSCELNGEVLACAGGRVARVFVGVTPGIFDRNLSIDMVADRIDEICAEDGYTVPGGVGDEMALILEGLKANPKD; encoded by the coding sequence ATGAGTGAGCTTCGATTCGACGAGCGGGCCGCGATCATCACCGGTGCCGGTAACGGTCTCGGCAAGGCCCACGCCCTCGAGCTCGCCCGCCGAGGCGCGATGGTGGTCGTCAACGACCTCGGCGGCGCGGTCGACGGCTCCGGCAACGACACCTCGGCCGCCCAGCTGGTCGTCGACGAGATCCGGGCGGCCGGCGATATCGCGGTCGCCAACACCGGATCGGTCACCGACCCGGCCGCCGCAAAGGGGCTCACCGAACAGGCGCTCGACGAGTTCGGTCGCCTGGACATCGTCGTCAACAACGCCGGCATCCTGCGGGACAAGGCGTTCCACAACTCCGACCTGGAGAACTGGCAGGCCGTGATCGACGTCCACCTCACGGGTGCCTACAACGTGACCCTCCCGGCGTTCCAGCACATGCGGGAGCAGGGGTCCGGACGCATCGTGATGACGTCGTCGCCCGCCGGCCTCTACGGCAACTTCGGCCAGACCAACTACAGCTCCGCGAAGATGGGGCTCGTCGGGTTCGCCCGGGCGATCATGCAGGAAGGCGGCCGCAAGGGCATCCACGCCAACGTGATCGCGCCCACCGCCGACACCCGGATGACCGAGGGGCTGCTCGGCACCCTCGCCGACGACACACCGCCCGAACTGATCACGGCCGTGGTCGGCTACCTCTGCCACGACAGCTGCGAGCTCAACGGCGAGGTGCTCGCCTGCGCCGGGGGTCGTGTCGCTCGCGTGTTCGTCGGCGTCACGCCCGGCATCTTCGACCGCAACCTGTCGATCGACATGGTCGCCGACCGCATCGACGAGATCTGCGCCGAGGACGGCTACACCGTGCCCGGCGGCGTGGGCGACGAGATGGCGCTCATCCTCGAGGGTCTGAAGGCGAACCCCAAGGACTGA
- a CDS encoding enoyl-CoA hydratase-related protein gives MSEAADDVVRVEHRGRVTVVTITREDKRNAINADVAAGIDAAFNDFEDDSDQWVAIITGGPNVFCAGTDLKDGPGRGTERGGEYGIIRRRRTKPLIAAVEGLAFGGGFEICMASDMVVAADDARFALPEVKRGVIANSGALFRTARLLPPNVAKELLLTGAEMSAARAHELGFVNRVVPKGTALDAAVTLAETVAANAPVSVQQTLQAVDAVLSGTDDEGWAATARGQAEVMASDDIKEGIAAFLEKREPRWTGR, from the coding sequence ATGAGCGAAGCAGCCGACGACGTCGTCCGGGTCGAGCATCGCGGCCGGGTGACGGTCGTGACCATCACCCGTGAGGACAAGCGCAACGCCATCAACGCCGACGTGGCCGCGGGGATCGATGCCGCCTTCAACGACTTCGAGGACGACTCGGATCAGTGGGTGGCGATCATCACCGGCGGCCCGAACGTCTTCTGTGCGGGCACCGACCTGAAGGACGGCCCCGGCCGCGGCACCGAACGGGGTGGCGAGTACGGCATCATCCGGCGGCGGCGCACGAAACCGTTGATCGCCGCCGTCGAAGGGCTGGCGTTCGGAGGCGGCTTCGAGATCTGCATGGCGAGCGACATGGTCGTCGCCGCCGACGACGCTCGATTCGCCCTCCCCGAGGTGAAGCGCGGGGTGATCGCGAACAGCGGTGCCCTCTTCCGGACCGCCCGCCTCCTGCCGCCGAACGTCGCGAAGGAACTTCTCCTCACCGGTGCCGAGATGTCGGCCGCCCGCGCCCACGAACTCGGCTTCGTCAACCGGGTCGTCCCGAAGGGTACGGCGCTCGATGCGGCGGTCACCCTCGCCGAGACCGTCGCGGCCAACGCACCGGTGTCGGTTCAGCAGACGCTGCAGGCCGTCGACGCAGTGCTGTCGGGGACCGACGACGAGGGTTGGGCCGCAACCGCCCGCGGCCAGGCCGAGGTGATGGCGTCCGATGACATCAAGGAAGGCATCGCCGCGTTCCTCGAGAAGCGCGAACCTCGCTGGACGGGGCGTTGA
- a CDS encoding Xaa-Pro peptidase family protein: MLTGVTATTDLTLPSPDLARMRADRLARLQAELVSQELDGAVLLHGPHVTYATGHIPDAVDASHASFRRAVAIVPAEGPPRLHVHGEPGAVVGDVGPAIWPDLDEDAAVMRQTILDVIGDTAGRRLAVDSITGAMVRADVLAGADLTDASRVLGPARLAKTDDEIACIEASQWQAERAMEAARDACVPGASRAEVAGAFLAALWAQGAEHNEIDPIFQVMPRHRAAGPRTFNDDVAFPTGIADATFETGDLVWVDAGHGYEGYASDYGRTWIVGREPNDAELSCFDRWLTIMDATYAAIRPGATLGDVSQAAIAANGGLRPWLPHFYVGHGVGLESAEMPMAGSDLGEEFDDSFVLAPGMIIVVEPIVWDDGIASYRAEEIVTVTDDGHRVLTSGPGYAPFTT, translated from the coding sequence ATGCTGACCGGCGTGACGGCCACGACCGACCTCACGCTCCCTTCGCCCGACCTCGCGCGCATGCGCGCCGATCGGCTCGCCCGGCTGCAAGCCGAGCTCGTGAGCCAGGAGCTGGACGGCGCCGTCCTGCTCCACGGCCCGCACGTCACCTACGCCACGGGCCACATCCCGGACGCCGTCGACGCGAGCCACGCGAGCTTCCGGCGCGCCGTCGCGATCGTCCCGGCCGAGGGACCGCCCCGACTGCACGTGCACGGCGAACCCGGCGCCGTCGTCGGCGACGTCGGCCCCGCGATCTGGCCCGACCTCGACGAGGACGCCGCGGTGATGCGACAGACCATTCTCGACGTGATCGGCGATACCGCCGGGAGGCGGCTGGCCGTCGACTCGATCACCGGGGCCATGGTGCGGGCTGACGTGCTCGCGGGGGCAGATCTCACCGACGCCAGCCGCGTGCTCGGCCCGGCCCGGCTGGCGAAGACCGACGACGAGATCGCGTGCATCGAGGCCTCACAGTGGCAAGCCGAGCGGGCGATGGAAGCCGCTCGTGACGCCTGCGTGCCGGGCGCGAGCCGAGCCGAAGTGGCCGGCGCCTTTCTCGCCGCCCTCTGGGCACAGGGCGCCGAGCACAACGAGATCGATCCGATCTTCCAGGTGATGCCCCGCCATCGCGCCGCCGGACCGCGGACGTTCAACGACGACGTCGCCTTCCCGACCGGCATCGCCGACGCGACCTTCGAGACGGGCGACCTCGTCTGGGTCGACGCCGGCCACGGCTACGAGGGATACGCCTCGGACTACGGCCGGACCTGGATCGTCGGTCGGGAGCCGAACGACGCCGAGCTCTCCTGTTTCGACCGTTGGCTCACGATCATGGACGCCACCTACGCCGCGATCCGACCCGGCGCGACGTTGGGCGATGTCAGCCAGGCCGCGATCGCGGCAAACGGCGGCCTCCGCCCCTGGCTCCCCCACTTCTACGTGGGCCACGGGGTCGGGCTCGAGAGCGCCGAGATGCCCATGGCCGGTTCGGACCTCGGCGAAGAGTTCGACGACTCGTTCGTCCTCGCGCCGGGAATGATCATCGTGGTCGAACCGATCGTCTGGGACGACGGCATCGCCAGCTACCGGGCCGAGGAGATCGTCACGGTGACCGACGACGGGCATCGCGTCCTCACCAGCGGGCCGGGCTACGCGCCCTTCACGACATGA
- a CDS encoding aminopeptidase P family N-terminal domain-containing protein, with product MTADAALIAARRDRVLAAMAERDIDVLVLGRQDDANYASGMHRLWTAGTRPFGAGCLVVRETGRTHVLSGWDAGLPPTMTWDDLYPSTWNPRVMAANLAAIPGLADAKRIGTDEVSPSFRRAAGRLAPDAEVVPADDLMAAVRRHKLPAEIDRIRAACGVVWEGVLAIARHGAGTDEQLIGAAVLAMGRLGATIPSSAPIVRRSGADTVVDLGMIVDGYEGGLGAVISTHLATGDEARPQPLHLANVCQPGATGAALAAAAEHPGWLVRGVGMGFELPVIDETHGHAEILEPDMVLSVSDGDRREIVHITDRGPALLSGPPEEAS from the coding sequence ATGACCGCAGACGCAGCCCTGATCGCCGCCCGCCGCGACCGCGTGCTGGCCGCGATGGCGGAGCGCGACATCGACGTGCTCGTGCTCGGGCGCCAGGACGACGCGAACTACGCAAGCGGCATGCACCGGCTCTGGACCGCCGGTACCCGTCCCTTCGGCGCGGGCTGCCTCGTCGTGCGAGAGACCGGGCGGACCCATGTCCTCTCCGGCTGGGACGCCGGGCTGCCCCCGACGATGACCTGGGACGACCTCTACCCGTCCACCTGGAACCCGCGGGTCATGGCCGCCAACCTCGCGGCGATCCCCGGACTCGCCGATGCGAAGCGGATCGGGACCGACGAGGTGTCGCCGTCGTTCCGCCGGGCCGCCGGCCGTCTCGCCCCCGACGCCGAGGTCGTCCCCGCCGATGACCTGATGGCCGCGGTGCGGCGGCACAAGCTCCCGGCCGAGATCGACCGGATCCGGGCCGCGTGCGGTGTCGTGTGGGAGGGCGTCCTCGCGATCGCCCGTCACGGCGCCGGCACCGACGAACAACTGATCGGCGCCGCAGTGCTCGCCATGGGACGGCTCGGCGCCACCATCCCCTCGTCCGCGCCGATCGTGCGTCGCAGCGGGGCCGACACCGTCGTCGACCTCGGCATGATCGTGGACGGCTACGAGGGCGGCCTCGGTGCCGTCATCAGCACCCACCTCGCGACCGGCGACGAGGCGCGCCCGCAACCCTTGCATCTGGCGAACGTCTGTCAGCCGGGGGCGACCGGCGCCGCCCTGGCGGCCGCGGCCGAGCATCCGGGCTGGCTCGTCCGCGGCGTCGGCATGGGGTTCGAGCTCCCGGTGATCGACGAGACGCACGGCCACGCCGAGATCCTGGAGCCGGACATGGTCCTCAGCGTGAGCGACGGCGACAGGCGCGAGATCGTCCACATCACCGACCGCGGACCGGCGCTGCTCTCCGGTCCACCCGAGGAGGCATCATGA
- a CDS encoding phosphotransferase family protein: MSDFIRSTDGDDEERTKGLIDPEKLGAWMDEQGLPGAGEPISSRFISGGASNEIFEVSRGDQRWALRRPPREVPKGRNETMLREYRIIDALTDTEVPHCRAWGACEDTSVLGSTFYLMEFIDGWSPISEPEWPEPFFSDLDTRPGLAYELVDAIAKLSNVDWRARGLEGLGRPDGFHERQVERWQAHLAAFSFREIPGLDEAATWLRDRRPRSYVPGIMHGDYQFANVMFHHGGPARMAAIVDWEMGTIGDPLLDLAWVVMGWPDADEDRSGKGYVDYTGMPDRADLLERYATVSGRDVDEIDYYVILARFKMAIVLEGGYARFVRGGADNPKMAAFGDVVLDMAARAAELVQSTDLP, encoded by the coding sequence ATGAGCGACTTCATCCGCAGCACCGACGGCGACGACGAGGAACGGACGAAGGGGCTCATCGACCCGGAGAAGCTCGGCGCCTGGATGGACGAGCAGGGTCTCCCCGGCGCGGGCGAGCCGATCTCGTCACGCTTCATCTCCGGTGGCGCGTCGAACGAGATCTTCGAGGTCAGCCGGGGCGACCAGCGCTGGGCGTTGCGGCGGCCTCCACGTGAGGTCCCGAAAGGTCGCAACGAGACGATGCTGCGGGAGTACCGGATCATCGACGCGCTCACCGACACCGAGGTCCCCCACTGCCGGGCCTGGGGCGCGTGCGAGGACACGTCCGTGCTCGGGTCCACCTTCTACCTGATGGAGTTCATCGACGGGTGGTCGCCCATCAGCGAGCCGGAATGGCCCGAGCCGTTCTTCTCGGATCTCGACACCCGCCCGGGGCTCGCCTACGAGCTGGTCGACGCGATCGCGAAGCTGTCCAACGTCGACTGGCGGGCCCGCGGGCTCGAGGGACTGGGCCGCCCCGACGGGTTCCACGAACGCCAGGTCGAACGCTGGCAGGCCCACCTGGCCGCCTTCTCGTTCCGCGAGATCCCCGGCCTCGACGAGGCCGCCACGTGGCTGCGCGACCGCCGGCCCAGGAGCTATGTGCCCGGGATCATGCACGGCGACTACCAGTTCGCCAACGTGATGTTCCACCACGGCGGCCCGGCCCGCATGGCCGCGATCGTCGACTGGGAGATGGGGACGATCGGCGATCCGCTGCTCGACCTCGCCTGGGTCGTCATGGGGTGGCCCGACGCCGACGAGGACCGCAGCGGCAAGGGCTATGTGGACTACACGGGTATGCCCGACCGGGCCGATCTCCTCGAACGGTACGCGACGGTCTCGGGCCGCGACGTGGACGAGATCGACTACTACGTCATCCTCGCCCGCTTCAAGATGGCGATCGTGCTCGAGGGTGGCTACGCCCGCTTCGTCCGCGGCGGCGCCGACAATCCGAAGATGGCGGCGTTCGGCGACGTGGTCCTCGACATGGCGGCGCGGGCGGCGGAGCTCGTGCAGAGCACCGACCTCCCCTGA